One genomic segment of Actinomycetes bacterium includes these proteins:
- a CDS encoding glycerophosphodiester phosphodiesterase family protein: MRILGHRGARLVAPENTLAAFRAALAEGADGVELDVRRTSDGVLVCFHDSGLGRTTNGRGPLRERTLAELLALDAGSWFDEVGASGVRVSRMSSPRASRSPGASWTRTRDSRTRDSRARDSRARDSRARRYPGARVPTLAEVLDSLPRTALIDVEVKVRGDGPEGPKEVAALVAGVLAGRADTGRVMVTSFSRRVAAAVTAELPGVRVGLVSPSFIPLGRALRAVQAAGCSVLAAQASAYSGPKAHVTTGRAVDEGILLAAWTVDEPDAARRLADLGVTAVVTDQPGHLARSLRT, translated from the coding sequence TTGCGCATTCTCGGACATCGGGGCGCACGGCTGGTGGCGCCCGAGAACACGCTCGCGGCGTTCCGCGCCGCCCTGGCCGAGGGGGCCGACGGCGTCGAGCTGGACGTCCGTCGGACGTCGGACGGCGTCCTGGTCTGCTTCCACGACTCGGGCCTCGGACGGACGACCAACGGCCGCGGCCCGCTGCGCGAGCGCACCCTGGCCGAGCTCCTCGCCCTGGACGCCGGATCGTGGTTCGACGAGGTGGGCGCCTCGGGGGTCCGGGTCTCGAGGATGTCCAGTCCCCGGGCATCGCGGAGCCCGGGCGCGTCGTGGACCCGGACTCGCGACAGCCGGACTCGCGACAGCCGGGCTCGTGACAGCCGGGCTCGTGACAGCCGGGCCCGCCGCTACCCGGGCGCCCGCGTCCCCACCCTGGCCGAGGTGCTCGACTCGCTACCCCGCACCGCCCTGATCGACGTCGAGGTCAAGGTGCGCGGCGACGGGCCCGAGGGTCCGAAGGAGGTGGCCGCGCTCGTGGCCGGCGTCCTGGCCGGCCGGGCCGACACCGGACGGGTGATGGTGACCTCGTTCTCGCGCCGGGTGGCGGCCGCGGTCACGGCCGAGCTACCCGGTGTCCGGGTCGGTCTGGTCTCGCCAAGCTTCATCCCGCTCGGCCGCGCGCTGCGGGCGGTGCAGGCGGCCGGCTGCTCGGTACTGGCCGCGCAGGCCTCCGCCTACTCCGGCCCGAAGGCCCATGTCACCACCGGCCGAGCCGTCGACGAGGGGATCCTGCTCGCCGCCTGGACCGTGGACGAGCCGGACGCCGCCCGCCGCCTCGCCGACCTGGGCGTCACCGCCGTGGTCACCGACCAGCCCGGCCATCTGGCAAGGTCCTTGCGCACCTGA